The Quercus lobata isolate SW786 chromosome 9, ValleyOak3.0 Primary Assembly, whole genome shotgun sequence region GTAATGGGTGTTATaagattaattgttggatattaatctgatgggctggagttacacaattaatggtgagatgaggagtttctgaagaatgaataggcccaaacggatagtccattaagtgggttaatggctcttcattgtccataataaaaatggagtattaattcgggccatttactcaccaacggatatggtaattattctgaatgggctgtcaagtaggaggatccaaggggctgattcatttccatttttgatacctccactcttcacctcccccttgcgcacgtatctagcccaatatctgagacaattcatgttagcccattaatcaccacaattaaaaggaataaaaaagtctctctccttttcaatgtgggattaaacatttttcacaactcttcatcttccatattcactccacatctttacatttattttataacatttactcattttaattatttaatattaaaatgttccaacaatatatacacacaaatttCAGTTaagttagaaaaaattgaaggaagtgtccatataataaatataaattatcatTCTCATAGtttatacttatcaaaataatctTATCTTATCGATCACATATATGTATCACCttttcacaatataaatatatatatatatatatatatgtatgtatatataaacaatataattaaaggGACAAGCATGCTATGagtatgagagagaaaatatatatacaaacctAATTATATATTCAACCTAATTAAGGAGCTGAAGTTAGGCACATTGAAGAAGAGGGCAAATTACCACCACACACCCTTGATGCGATGGTCACTTCATAAGCATAAGTGCTTGTGTAGTGTGGGGGTAAGGActggagttcaagtctccaagagggagtttcacatatatatatacacttaaattagattagagtagaattctattttgtaaaaaaaaaaaaaaaaaaaaaaagggcaaaccATAGTGATCCAAAACTCCCGAGTCCAAGATCAATGATGTATTGTGCAAAATTAAAGAATTCAAGATATACAAATCACGGAAGAAATCAAACTAGCCTCGCCTTCTTTGATAACTAGACAtgaatttttctctctctctaattaaaaaaaaaaaaaattgaatttcttttttaggcGAAGACAAAGGTACCTAAACCACCATAAAGTGCAGGATTGCCACGTAACCTAAAGTCATTCACaaaacatgaatttttattttttttagaagagacAAAACATGATTTGAATTAAACTTTTTCTAAAACTTCGGTGACGGCTTTCTTTGATGATAATCCAATAAGTCTTCCATAGAGAGAgggaaaataaatattagagTTCCCAAGGTCCAATCTAAAACAATTAATGAATAAGAAAAGAACACGTAAAGcttactttatatttttttggacaGCAAATGTGATTAGATCGCAACGAAAataaagcctttttttttaaattaaaaaaaaggataattaaGCTATATTTATGAAGTATAAGTAGGTATATATCTTAATTCCATTGATCGTATAGGTTTCATGAAAGTGGAAAACTCTACAGTTTGGTGCAATCAGTTGGCTTGAAGGAGACCATCTTTGTTTCCAAGTCATACCCAATCAAAAAATTTGCTTGAACATTGCTGCCATATAATCCTGCGCCATCCTTAAAATCCAACTCTGTATTTGCAATATTTGTAATTGCAAAGCAGTAATATTCATATTCTTTAACTGGTCGATTGAAAGTTTGTACGGGCTTTAACTCCACATCTGCTCCTTCAAAATGGACAGTCAATATTGGTCCATTTTCATTAGTAATTTCAGTTCTATAGCAAAGCCGTGTCCCCAAAAGAGTGTCATTTTTAATGGGATCAATTGAAATCTGCTTCTTCACTTCCACCACTAAGCGATCATAAAAATCTGGTGGCAAAGTCAATGGTGGTGATCCTGAATCCATACAAATGTTGCCCTTAGAAACCTTACCTGAAGAGTTAAAGGGCACATATGTGTCTCCAACACTAATTCCTTCTAGTGTCAAATAATATTGATCTCCACCTACATATGGTGTTGAAACCACACCATCACCCACAACTTCACTGCCATTGCCGAAACTTATCTTGCCTGTAATACTAGGATCAGTACCATATGGTACCAAGCAATAAGAAAACCTCTTGCTACCAATTTGTGAAACAAAGGACAAAGGCCCTGCTCCTAACCCAATGATTCCCGTCACATGGCCTTCGTAATGGAAGCCGCCTGTGTTGTGTGCACATCCAAAAGCAATGTCAAAGGAAACCGCTTGCCCTGAGGTAGAATTAATGGAAACTTTTTCTTTGGCCCAAACACCTTTGGACAAACCAGTAGCATATCCAGTCTTGTAATTGCAAATATTTTGAGGAGAACAAGTGGCTTCATCCAATAGTATACGACATTCTTCTGATTGACAAGAAATTTCGCGGTATGTGGAGGACTCTTTAGAATCGAACATGGGATGAATCTGTTTGAAGCAGGCATCACAAGGTAGACATTGTGTCCACACAAGGTTACTGCCTGTATCTGCAGTGCCATAGATGTCTACTGGTGGAGTGCCAATTGAGAACTTCATGATATGTTGATCTTTGTGTAGTGTTAATTGTGTTTGGGGGACATTATGAGCTGTAGCCAAAAGGCCTATAACATAATATGAGAGAATAGAGGCAACAAGGAAGCATGGATGAAATCTGACACTGCTTGCCATTGAATTTCAGGCTTTCGGAGAGAGTCACAGAATGGCACAATAATGGCCACCAAAGCCTTTTATTTACCCAAACGATTAAACCAAACCTATaacaattaccctttttttaGCTTTAACAGTTATTGGAAAATTTCATATCGACCCAAATTTGCTtctttataacaaaatttaaaacaaataacaaaaaagagtGCAATAATATCATAACATATCTCTTGTTTCTTGGAAAAATAGGTCATCAATCCTTATTTAATTCTTCCAAACTAAAAAACcttatttaagaataaatttggTTACCTAGGACCCTGGGTTCAGCATGAAAAATtcgccttttttattttatgaaaatagacaaaaaaaatttgtttggctTTGCAATTCCCAAAAACTAGTCTGATCTTACACACCAAATTCCCAAAAACAttccatcaaaataaataaatataaattaaaaaaaaaaaaaaaaaaacataaataagaaATTGAGCAAAGACACTTGCTGCTTTTGAGGAGGGCAGACCAATGAAGGTAGTGAGGTATGAGACATAACAGAGGCAGGCAATACGACACCACTTTAGGCACCAACCATCAAATCTAAGCAGAGCAAcatgatgtgtgtgtgtgtatcgtTTAAGCGGAGGCAATGCCTCTCTTTCTATTATTCTCTCTTTGATTAAGACTATATTTAacattcccttttttttttttttaagtgaaatattTTCTCGTCTTATGTGTATGGACCCATAGACTAggtctcttttttatttatttatttatttaaataaatgacgCAATTAGTAATCACCCATGTGACCATGTACTAGGTGAATATGAGTAATGAGTAAAAGTgaatgttttttatatttctcttaaaaaaaaaaaaaaaaaaaaaaaactcttttatttgcTAAGTGATGAGGCTATACTATCTTTTCTGTTACTATGTTTTCAGACCCATTTGCTAGgtgtcttcttcattttttattttcatgtttttaaaatagtttttagtgacaaatgatacaaaataaacaaataattagtAGTTATGCACTTCGTTCATCTATTAATACTTGTTTGTTAGTATCTTTTGCTGTAAATAAAGTTGAGatagtttgaaactttgaatggttaattgtttaaatttaataacaaacgTTTATACGGTATTTAGCAAGCTTAGggaattaataaatttgtctcTTTCAAGAGAGcggtatatgtgtgtgtgcgcgctCACGCACAACTAATTCTAGCAATTTTGCCCAATAAAATTATACTTGACTCTCctaagtataattttttaaaaaaaaaaactttcacttGAGAATGCAAAAAGCATTATTTCCTTTAAAGAAACTTTTACCTAAGAACATATGAAGCGTTATTTCCCATTTTGCTGagcaattaaaatttaaaagggaAATTTAAGAAACAATACCTACCTACcatatctaagttttgcccttATTTTAACAATTGGACTTAATTGtataataaagtaaaattgGTCATAATGGCATTTGCTAAACTGTGTTTTACGGATTCAGATCCTCTAGATTTCCTAAGGTACTCTACCAGTAAATTTCCTTAAATCCTAACcactctttaatgatttaatggtcaAGATTCTATCATGTTAACATTCTactaataatattcttaaaataataaaataatgttgcaaacaaaataattaagattattgttagtgaaatgctgacatggcagaatttagaccattaaatcattaaagaatggttaagatttaaggaaatctatttgGTAGAGTACCCTAAGAAATCTAGATGATCTGAATCTGTGTTTTACACGTTTTGCAAAGCTTgtgattcaaatttcaaaatctcaCCGTCCATCCACTCTATggagaacaaaatttttgtttgaaaaatactgactgattttatcaattttctATAATAATACCATCTAAGTTCAGTGTACCGGTACCCTTCAGCTATTGGCAACAAGTGTTCATGGGATCCAATGAATGATGACTTTGTTTGATTTTGCAAATCTTTCTAAGAAAGCAAAATCGAATGCTGCTCATTGCTAATAGTAATAGGAATCACCGTGTAACGAAGGACAACTCAAAGGACTTCTATGTATGAAGACAGACTATATATACCTTAACAAAACATTATCTTGCTATGGGATTATACACCATTTTCAGAAAAACTCCACAAACCTCAAACTAATTTGCATTAGTGAACAGATTGGCCTACTTACACATTCAAACGTGTAGTCCTAGCATGACAATGGCTAGGAAACCAAAATTCAGAAAGTGTTGAAATGAAGCAATTGCACgcaaagaaaaagatagattgTGATAGTAAAGATTAATCCATCCATTGAACGAGCAATATCTTTCTCACTGATAATTTCTGTTGTTACACTAGTGTTAAAGCAATTTGAGACAAATCAAAGTACGTTAAACACTTAAACATGCTAGCATGCAAAGTAGGTTGGTCTCCTCTCCTCTTCTACATCATCCAAATCTAAACTATATATAGATTTAATCAAGCAAAGGTATCTTTCTATGCATTCATATAGGAACATAGTGTCATGGTCGTTCGAATGGGATATGATATGTTATCTTAGTTTATCCTAAATCTTTGTTAGTTGTGAGTTCCAGTTaattcaatcaatgaagaaaataattgaggatttaattttgcatacacacacccaaaaaaaaaattgtaaggttgaatttaatcaaccatcttgttggctttattccgtgccaaatttgcttgtattttagcatttagtaaccctatatttaggtgggttttgttgtaagggtagtgagtgagatagagtgattgaatgctcaagagtgtgcaagaaaacagagtctcgcggcttgatttcgcgggtgactcgcggctgcaagccaccaaaagcagcacacgtgccaagcatgccagaagttgaagcatcatgctagctggagcactacaggacaaaatagaacaactggccgttctgttatcgcGTGGCTGGAactcacgactcagtcaagccgcgagccacccctgttttataaaacctgacgtttcacattcttttctcaccccagtataaatacccctcatacccacaaatgaaagagagctgccagagagaattttgagagagaaaccctagagtaaaacaagattgattcatctacaatctttatataagagtctcttcaaattcctcaactctcttcctctccattgtcaaatccttgagaggcattttaccaaaacctttttcttaccatatccattactgtgagagggctgtttggtgttctgggaagcagttaggaaggaaccaatctacattggttgatgctatggtcaagtagcggaatccgggaagttagaaaagaaataggttcggcgcaacctcattggagcaaaaagcttgaagggcttaggtgcattgggtagattaggcttggagggtctattgttgtccatgtatcccaactacattttctagtggattgtttaccgcttggagggcggcggagaggttttacgctgagggcttcggtttcttcttcgataacacatcgcatgttgtctttgtgtttgcatcttccttcccttttatctttgccttttattatctgctgtgggttgtgattttaatttggcttagattgtttttccaattctgttttatagcttttgttcattttctgcacactaattgtttgacttaaaacttgaattggttaatttgtaaattggggatctaaacgttcaagggtgtttttacactatttgaactttcaaaaatatttagagttttgttatgataataaagataattatcaaAGTAAATACAATAGATTCAAATCATATcgtatctatcaaaaaaaatccatgttaTTTTCATGTAATGAGAACACAATTCCAATACCCAAcccaaagattaaaaaagagaaaaggaaattaaaaaataacaaagcaAGTTCAATAATGAAAAGCACATTTACACATAGCATGAGCTACTTGTACGGTTGTACCTAAATAAGCATTATAATATTTTGCTATCTAGTGCTAAACCAATCTAAGTATTGATTTATAattactttctaaaaaaattagatcgAATTAACTAAATCACAACCGTTATCTTAAAAAGGGTAGTCATTAAGCTATTGAGTGAAGAACCACCAAATATGACACCCTATTCAACGAAGGTGatacaaaatgagaaaagaagatAGCTAGGTTCGTTTGATTAGATCTTGTAAATTTGGACCTAAACTTGTTAACCCATTCcaattcaaaccaaaaattagGGTATGAGTAATAGAAATAGCAACctactttaatctttttttttttttggctaaattacctactttaatctaattaattattaatttttttacccaTATATACCCAATTTCACTggacccaacccaacctatgAGCCTGTTAGCTTTCCAGGCTTCTTTGATCACTTCTTTGCATTCTGGGTGGGTGGaccttataacttttttttttttttttaataagaaaggCCTTCTAAAGTACACAATGTGGGAGAGAATGGACCCATTGTATGTTGCCTAATGCGCTATCTAGATactaacatatatatacaaatttaagTTAAGGAAAAATCAAAGGAAGTTtccatataataaatataaattatcattctcatgattatcaaaaaaaaaattatcattctcatagttaatactaatcaaaataatattatcttaTCGATCGCATATATGTATCACCTTTTCACAATATATAAACCGTATAATTAAAGGGACAAACATGCTATGAGTATGATagagagagaatatatatacaACCTAATTAAAGGGCTGAAGTTAGGTACATTTTAGGAAGTAAGAAAGTGAAATATCTTATTGAAGAAGAGTACAAACCATAGTGATCCAAAACTCCCAAGTCCAAGGTCAATGATGTATTGTGCAAAATTAAAGAATTCAAGATATACAATATATTCACCTAAGAAATCAAAATAGTCTCGCCTTCTTTGATAACTAAACATGaatttctctctatctctctcttttattctccctaattaaaaaaaaaaaaaaaaacatgaatttcttttttggacgAAGACAAATGTACCTAAACCACCATAAAGAGCACAATTGCCACGTAACCTAGAGTCATTCacaaaacatgattttttttttttttttgagaagagacaACATGATTTGAATTAAACTTTTTCTAAAACTTCAGTGACGACTTTCTTTGATGATCATGCAATAAGTTTTCCATagggagagggaaagaaaaataaatcaataaatattaaagTTCCCTAGGTCCAATCCAAAACAATTAATGAATAAGAAAAGAACATGTAAAGcttactttatatttttttaaacaacaaaagagGAGCGGATCAgttcaaaatatttctttttgcaGGATCAATAAAAGTCTCCAGAAAGACCAATCCTAGATCTtgtttacaaaaaaattcaaccatcTTAAAGTAAATTGTGATTTTGATACAGTGATAACGAgcaattattataaaatgatagGACAAACCACTAAGTGACcccaaaaaaacaatttatgtcttaacttaatagtaaaaaataattattataaaggGTACGTCATgagttaaaattctattatatctaTCATATATttacccacacacacacatacatacatacatacatatacacacacatatatatatatatatatataatagaataatgaattgtaaaattttgagGCCTCAAAAACTAatgtgacaaaatattataaaattaatcaaaattgaATGTCTTCCATTTTATATACATTAtacttttttaaatttgaaaccattgtaaattataagaaaattacgTAAGTTATCAACGttgttttaatgaattttagCCATTCTGCACAAAGACGATGTAACCAATTGGTGTAACTACAATTTCTAAgactccatttttattatactattagtcataaaaatataaatcttcACATGTATcaagttaattttttaaattgctttaaaaaaagtttatttttaaaataaaaatagtagaaagcttagttacaaaattggttgtaacttaacACTTCTTTACATTTTATCCTCCATCTAAAccatttaaaataatttgtttaaaagAACAAATATAGCACGTAAAGAAAGATGCTTATAACTATAGTTATAAGCAATTAAGCATCTTTCTTTTAGTGAAAAACATTAAGAGCATACAATTCTTGATTTTATCATTATTTCATTATAAATACCAAtaataacatatataaatatataaaatgaaagatttagatttttttttcttgattttttgtaATGTTTCCGTATAAGTTTTTGAAAGCTCATATTTTCctagatcatatatatatatatatatatatatatatatattttaatttgatttaaagaatttaaattatgttaaactatgtttgtttaaattaattagaacttactaaatcatattttctt contains the following coding sequences:
- the LOC115960155 gene encoding aspartic proteinase CDR1-like: MASSVRFHPCFLVASILSYYVIGLLATAHNVPQTQLTLHKDQHIMKFSIGTPPVDIYGTADTGSNLVWTQCLPCDACFKQIHPMFDSKESSTYREISCQSEECRILLDEATCSPQNICNYKTGYATGLSKGVWAKEKVSINSTSGQAVSFDIAFGCAHNTGGFHYEGHVTGIIGLGAGPLSFVSQIGSKRFSYCLVPYGTDPSITGKISFGNGSEVVGDGVVSTPYVGGDQYYLTLEGISVGDTYVPFNSSGKVSKGNICMDSGSPPLTLPPDFYDRLVVEVKKQISIDPIKNDTLLGTRLCYRTEITNENGPILTVHFEGADVELKPVQTFNRPVKEYEYYCFAITNIANTELDFKDGAGLYGSNVQANFLIGYDLETKMVSFKPTDCTKL